The Lewinella sp. 4G2 nucleotide sequence ACTGGCTCTCACCACCTACGAATCCGGTGCGGACAACGTCAACTGGTGGGTCACCGTCGTCAAGACATACGGTGTTCACGCGCATGCCGTCCGGGTTCGATAGCACCCCGGCGCTGAAGTTGCAGGGGTTGATCTGTGCACTGATCGAGAACGTGGCGAAGAGTAACAGCAACGTGGCAATTTGCCGGAAAAACGTGTAATGTGTTGATCTCATAGAAGGATTATTTAGTAGACGAAGCCAAATCTGAGTGAGCGCAGGTAACCGAAGATCAACTGCGCTCATCATCCCCCCTACCACAAAAAGGGGGGAATGGTTGCGTGGCAATTCTCAAAGTAAGGAAAATAGTTAGGTCTGCTCCTTTTACCCCCTAATCCTGACGGCTTTTCATCCCTATTCATCAGATCGCATGTTCTACTTTTGCCATCCTTCAAAAATCCCAAACAAGCTCTAAACGATACCCATGGTCTCCGCCGAACTTTCTCTGTACCCGCTTACCCCCGACTACGAAACCCCCATCATTGAATTTATTCATCGACTGCGGGCCCAACCCAGTGTAACGGTAGCTACCAACGGCTTATCCACCCAGCTCACTGGCGACTACCGGGCCGTGATGCGGGCCGTGACGATTGCCATGGAACCAACTCTGATGGGAGAAGTCACTTGTTCCTTCGTCATCAAAGTGCTGAACGTTGGCATCAAGCCCGGGGCGGAAGTAAAAGTATAGTTACCTAAAAGAAGCAGCCTCCCCGTACGCTTCGGTAGGGGAGGCTGATCGATGTCATTTGTTCGTAGAACGGGGGTCAATACTTGGAGAATAACCACCGACCCATCTCCGCCAGGGAACTCTTTTTACCGTAGTTGAGGATGCCCACCCGGTAGATCCGGGCCGTCAACCAAACCGTGCCTGCGGCAAAAAGGAGTACTGATAACAAGCTGCCAATAATCTGCCAGGCTGGTGGATCAAACGCTAGCCGCGCCGGCATCACGATGGGGGCAAACAAGGGAATGAAACTGGACCACACCGCCAAACTGGAATTCGGCGCTTGAATCGCCGCCATCATAATGTAGAGGGCAAGGATCACGGGGATGGTGATCGGGATAGTCAGCGACTGGCTCTCACCCATGTCGTCACCCATCGCCGATCCAACCGCCGCGAAAAGAGCGGCGTACATAAAGTATCCGCCAATGAAGTAGAGGATGAAGCACGGAATGATGATCCACCAGTTCAGCGTGGATAGCCCGCTCATCACCTTTTCTACCATGGACTGCATCTCCTCCGGGTCTACTTCACCCGCCGGGCCGGCGGCCTGCATTTGTTGCGCGGAATCCGCATCAAAACCGAAGAGAATGCTCACCAGGAAGATTACGCCGGGAATGAGGACCATCCAGGCGAGTACCTGTGTCAAGCCTACCGCGCCCACACCAATGATCTTTCCCAGTAACAGGGTAGTAGGTTTCACCGTAGAGATGATGACTTCTACGATGCGGTTCATCTTTTCTTCCATGACGGAGCGCATCACCATCATGCCGTAAATGAAGATGGAGAGGTACATCATGAAACCCATGATGGTACCCAATCCAGCGCCAACTATGCTGGCCATCGTCGTGTCGGTGGATTCTCCTTCCTCAACGGTGATCTTACTGGTCCGGATGTCGACGTCCGTTTCCAGCGCGGCCAGTAGAGTAGGGTCAAGGCCTAATTTCTCCACTTTATAGTCGCGTAGGGCCCGCTCCAACCGGCCGTCCAGCGCAAGTCGGGTGTCGATGGCGAGCGATTCATCGCTGAAGTATTCCACCCGTAGATCCTTGGCCTTGGGGTCCCGGATTTTGGGGATGACGATCGCCGCCGTGAAGCCACCTTCGGCCCCTTCTTTAATCTGGTCCTTAAGCACTTCTGGGTCCTCAGTGCTCTTTACGAAGTAGATGCCATCCTCGTCGGGGATGGCCCGGCCTTCGAACAGACCAGCGTTATCCACCACCGCGATGCGGGTCTTTTCATCGTTGCCGTACCCCAGAATAAATTGGGCGACGATGACGAATACCGCCAGCCCAAGCGGCGTCAGCAACGTAGCCAGGATGAAGGATTTACGGCGAACCCGGGTAATGTATTCCCGCTTGATGACGAGCCAGAGATTATTCATTTGCTTCTTTTTATTTGGTAGACCCTCGATTTTAGACTCCTGCTTCTTTCCTGCTCACCTGCTTGATGAAGACTTCGTTCAGGCTCGGCAGCAGTTCCTGGAAGGTCACGATGTGCACGCCGGCATCCAGCAGGTAGCGGAGGAGGTCATTGCCCGCTTGCCCTTCGGCCAACTGAATGTCTACGCCGGATGGGGTGGGGTTGATGAGTTCAAATCGCGCCTCCATACCCGTGGGTAGGGTGCCTTCGTACTCGAGGTGGTACTTGTTATCCTGAAAGCTGCGGCGGATCTCAGCTACCTTTCCCTCCAGGATGTTCTTTCCGTTGTTGATGAGGACGATGAACTCACAAAGTTCCTCCACCTGCTCCATTCGGTGGGTGGAGAAGATCACGCCCGTTCCCGTTGCGTGCAGACGGAGGATTTCCTGGCGCATCCGCGTGGCGTTCACCGGGTCCAGGCCGCTGAAGGGCTCATCCAGGATCAGCAATTTGGGTTCGTGAATTACGGTGGCGATGAATTGCACCTGCTGCTGCATGCCCTTACTTAACTCTTCGACGGGCTTCTTCCACTGCTCTTCCAGGTTGAATTTAGCCAGCCATTCTTTGGCCTTTGTCGTGGCTTCGGCCTGGCTCATCCCTTTCAGCCGAGCGAGGTACACCAGGTGCTCACCGACGTACATTTTCTTGTACAGTCCCCGTTCTTCGGGCAGATAACCGATCTGAGTCGGGTGGAAGCCGGAGAGTGGTTCGCCGTTAAAATATACCGTCCCGTTGTCCGGCGCCGTGATGGTGGTGATCATCCGGATCAACGATGTCTTTCCCGCGCCGTTCGGCCCGAGTAGCCCCAGGATGGCATCGGGCGGCATGGAAAACGATACGTCATCGACGGCTACTTTTTCGCCGTACTCCTTGCGGACCTTATCAACGCGAATGATGGGAGGGGTGGACATATACTTTCGTTACTGTTGAACTGACGCCAATACTGGCGGTATAAAGGACAAATGTGCCAATTTTATGGGCAAGGCCACGCCGATTACGACGAATAGCCTCAATTCGTCGACCTTTGGTGCCGTGCAAACGGATTCTCAGGCATGGCATTTCATCGTCAACCCAGCCGCGGGTGGTGGTAAGGCTCGACAACGGTGGCGGACGCTGTTACCCAAATTACAAACGGCTTTCCCACGTATGACCTTTGCCGTCAGCACCCCCGCGACCAGTTTAGGGGCGCTGGCGCAGGATGCCGTGCGAGAGGGCAAACACCACCTCATCGGGGTGGGGGGAGACGGAACGCACCACCAGATCCTCAACGGTTTGATGGTAACGGGAATGATCAGTAAGGTCGTCTACGCTCCGCTGGCCCTCGGCTCGGGGAATGATTGGGCGAGGTCCCTGGCCACCCCTCGCAAATTGGACCATTGGTTGGATCACTTCGAGAGTGGTTCGATCCAAAGCCAAATGATTGGCCACCTCACCTTCCCGGAAACGGGGGCCGAACATTACTTCCTCAACGTAGCGGGGTTTGCCTACGACGCCGAAGTCGTCCGCATCGCCGCCGAAGAGCGGGTACGTCACCAGTGGATGTATCCAATCCTGGCACTGAGTTACCTCTCCGAGTATCGGCCCCCTACTGTGTGCGTTTCCCCAAAACCTGGCACCCGCGGCAGCGCCCAGGATATTTGGGAGGGCGATGTGCATACCATTAATGTAGGAGTCGGGCGCTATTCCGGTGGAGGAATGCAATTCGTGCCCCACGCCGATCCGTTTGGCCACCAATTGGCGCTAACGGTAGCCCAAAAACTACCCCGTTGGAAGGTGATGGCCAACAGTTGGCGCTTCTATGCCGGAAGCATTGGCCAGGTGAAGGGTGTCCGAACCAGCCACTTAAACAGCGTTCACCTGCAGCCTACCGCCGGCACCCTAGAGTGTGAAGCCGACGGCGAATGGCTGGGCAGTGGCCCCGTTACCGTTTCCGTGGCACGTGACCGCCTCCGCGTACTAACGGCTATTTAGCTTCGCCCAGGATACGCTCCAAAATGCGTAGCGTGCACAAGTAAACCGGCTTCACGCCAGATACACCGAGCGGGCCCGAGGCCAACGTATGGCCGGTCTGTAGCGGATTATCCGAAGCGTAATACGCGTAGCGCAACTTAAGATCAGGATTGACGGACCGGCGAATGTGCGTCGCCGCCTGGATGGCTTTCTGGTAATGTGCGCCCTCCATTTCCAGGCCGGCTGCCCGCCAGGAACTGGTGAGGAAGTAATCCAGAATGGGTATGTTTTGCAGACTCGTCCCGAGTACCGTCACCATCGGGCCGGTATATACGCCGAGGCCCTGATCCTCAAAATCGGCGGCGCTGAAGTCATTTTGGAAGGGGTAATTATCCGCCGTTCCTTCAAAGATGTGGGCATCGGGTACCATGATGTCGCCCTTCTTCCCCTCGAGAATACCGGCCTTTCCCATGATATTGATGCTCTCTACCGGCATGTCGTATACCCGTCCGGATGCGGGGTCGTGATAAGGGCGGAGGAGTTCGTCCATGCTCTCGTACGCCTGCTCGCCGAAGGCGTAATCCATTACCAGGATGACCGGCGCCTGGTCCGGCACCCGCGTGGGGCGAAATCCAATTTCGGCGCTGATCACCTTCGGGTCGAAGGCCGCCGTATCGAGGATCTGTACGCCCAGGTTCGTGCCGCTCGTATCTGCAATCTCCGTCAGCCCATTCTCGAAGGCTAATTTGAATACTTCCGGACGCAAGTGCTTGAATTCCGCCTGGCTCATGGACCGGGCGTACTCAAACATTCCCTTCAAGTTTTTAATCTTGCCGGAAAGGGCCGCCGGTGAAAAGAGGGCATTGACGACGCTGTGCAAATTGGCGCTGATGATGTGCAGGGGCCGCTCGATCAACTTGCGCTCCAGGAGCACTGCCTTGATGTTCTCCGCCCAGAGTTCGCCGTGGTAATGGTGGCCGGTATTTTCCCGGAGGGTATTGGAAAAGGATATCTCTCGGTCGTCATTCTTCTCCTCTTCGGCCTTTGCCAGTGAGCCCAACCAGTAGGTGATGTGGAAAAGGCTGTTCACTTTTTCTTCGGCGGCAAACCGCTGGCAACTGCTGACGACTTCGTTATACGTCCGCCCCAATAAAGTGCTGAGGTAGGTATAGGCCGTCTCCAACTTGAATTCGCGGCCAATCCGTTCATCCTCCACAATTTTGCCGAGTAGGGCCCACTCCCGTTTGGGTCGGCCCTTGCTGTCGAGACTGTTGCGGTAGATTTTCGTTCCTTCGGCGTACAGGAAAGTGAGATGGGTGAGGATATCGTAAATATCGCTGCGGCCCCGCGTCATTTCGATGTACATTTCATTGTTATCGATCCGAAAGGCATTGCGCCGCCGGGCCGGAGCAACGATGGGTTCGAAGTGGCTGTTTTCGTACCCTTCACGGCTGATGAGTTTCAAAAACTGACATTCCTCAATTCCCTTCGGTAGGCGGGTCATGACGTAGTGCAGACCGTTGAGTTCCAC carries:
- a CDS encoding YkoF family thiamine/hydroxymethylpyrimidine-binding protein, with product MVSAELSLYPLTPDYETPIIEFIHRLRAQPSVTVATNGLSTQLTGDYRAVMRAVTIAMEPTLMGEVTCSFVIKVLNVGIKPGAEVKV
- a CDS encoding ABC transporter permease, yielding MNNLWLVIKREYITRVRRKSFILATLLTPLGLAVFVIVAQFILGYGNDEKTRIAVVDNAGLFEGRAIPDEDGIYFVKSTEDPEVLKDQIKEGAEGGFTAAIVIPKIRDPKAKDLRVEYFSDESLAIDTRLALDGRLERALRDYKVEKLGLDPTLLAALETDVDIRTSKITVEEGESTDTTMASIVGAGLGTIMGFMMYLSIFIYGMMVMRSVMEEKMNRIVEVIISTVKPTTLLLGKIIGVGAVGLTQVLAWMVLIPGVIFLVSILFGFDADSAQQMQAAGPAGEVDPEEMQSMVEKVMSGLSTLNWWIIIPCFILYFIGGYFMYAALFAAVGSAMGDDMGESQSLTIPITIPVILALYIMMAAIQAPNSSLAVWSSFIPLFAPIVMPARLAFDPPAWQIIGSLLSVLLFAAGTVWLTARIYRVGILNYGKKSSLAEMGRWLFSKY
- a CDS encoding ABC transporter ATP-binding protein; translated protein: MSTPPIIRVDKVRKEYGEKVAVDDVSFSMPPDAILGLLGPNGAGKTSLIRMITTITAPDNGTVYFNGEPLSGFHPTQIGYLPEERGLYKKMYVGEHLVYLARLKGMSQAEATTKAKEWLAKFNLEEQWKKPVEELSKGMQQQVQFIATVIHEPKLLILDEPFSGLDPVNATRMRQEILRLHATGTGVIFSTHRMEQVEELCEFIVLINNGKNILEGKVAEIRRSFQDNKYHLEYEGTLPTGMEARFELINPTPSGVDIQLAEGQAGNDLLRYLLDAGVHIVTFQELLPSLNEVFIKQVSRKEAGV
- a CDS encoding diacylglycerol kinase family protein, which produces MGKATPITTNSLNSSTFGAVQTDSQAWHFIVNPAAGGGKARQRWRTLLPKLQTAFPRMTFAVSTPATSLGALAQDAVREGKHHLIGVGGDGTHHQILNGLMVTGMISKVVYAPLALGSGNDWARSLATPRKLDHWLDHFESGSIQSQMIGHLTFPETGAEHYFLNVAGFAYDAEVVRIAAEERVRHQWMYPILALSYLSEYRPPTVCVSPKPGTRGSAQDIWEGDVHTINVGVGRYSGGGMQFVPHADPFGHQLALTVAQKLPRWKVMANSWRFYAGSIGQVKGVRTSHLNSVHLQPTAGTLECEADGEWLGSGPVTVSVARDRLRVLTAI